The Thermonema lapsum sequence AATTCTAATCTTTCTCTTAAATATAAATTTTGCAATATATTTCCAGGAGGTAGATTTACATAACTCATTTTTCTAAGTTTAATAATTCCTTTATTACAAATTTTGGTCTACTTTTTACTTGCTCAAACATTTTTCCAATGTAAAGACCAATAATACCTAATGAGAACAAAACTGCTCCAAGTGTAAATAATAAAAGCATAAATAAACTTGGCCAACCTTTGGCATAGCCGTGAATAAAATAACTGATTAGCAAATAAATAATTCCAATGATAGAAAAAAATGAAATGATGAATCCAATATAGATATTAAACCGCAACAATTTATCGGATTGAAAAACAATGGCTACTAATGCGTGTTCGAATAATCTTTTAAAGTTATATGAACTTTTACCTGCTTTTCTTTCGTAGTGTTCTATTTCTATAAATGATTGTTTAAATCCTAACCACCTTAGTACTAAAAGATAATGAAATTGATAATCTCCAAATTGCAGAAAGGCATCTGCTACTTTTCTATTAATAATACTAAAAGATCCAACTTGTTGGCTAGTAAGTAATCGCTTATCGTCTATGAGGTAATTGTAAATAAATGAAAAAATTTTGGTCATTACATTTTTCCACCAGGCATGTGCCCTTTTTTGTTTAAGAGTAAAAACAATATCATTCCCTTCCTGCAATTTTTTTACCAGGTCAGGGATATATTTAGGGTCCTCTTGAAGGTCGCAATCCATTACAATTATTGCATCTCCTCTTGAGTGTTTTATTCCGCACAAGATAGCAGGATGTTGTCCAAAATTTCTGCTTAAACTAATGCCTATTATTTTGGGATTTTCTTTGCATAATTTTTGGATAATGTCCCAACTATTATCAGGAGAGTCATCATTTACATAAATAATTTCATAATCATTAGTGATTTTACTTAATTCATCAATTAACTTTTGAGTAAGGAGCTGAATAGTTTCTTGAGATTTATATACTGGTATAACTACACTGATTTTCATAAATTATTTAGTAGTATATTTAAGAAATTGCTTACTATTTTTTCCTTCATTTAATAGTAAATCAATAATACTTACTTTATGTTCAAAAGGTGGATGTAATTGTGCATATTCTTTGTAGCCGCTGTAATCTAACCAATGCACTTTGATATTATGTTTTTCAAAAAGAGTAATATCCAAATAAGATTGAGCGGCTGGTCCTGAATAATAATCTGTAGCATTGGCAAGTTGGCATATTTCAATTAATCGTAAATTTCTATCTTCGCTTTGATATGGATATTCATATGAAAATTTCATTGGTGTATGAATATCAAGGTATTTACAAATTTCGGACAAAAATAAATAATTTATTTCAGACAAGTATACAAAATTTTTTGCTTTTTGATAAATGTTTTCTAAAAACGGAAATACTTCTTTAAAGTGTTGTGCTTTGGCATAATTTAATTTTATTGCTTTAAGATGATCGTCTGCCCAGTTTTTATCACTAATCTTGGTTTCTTTAATTTTTTGAAAATATTTTCCTTTTACTTCTACAGGAATTGTAAGCCACTGCAAGCCCTGATAAGTTTTAATTAAATTTCTGTTACGCCAATCTCTGCGAGTATATTGAACATCATCATATAATATAAATTCATCAACTAATGCAATACTGTCAAAATAACCTTTCCATGGAATATAATTCGACTGCGTGATAATTACTTTTTTTCTTGTTGGGCTCATATTAAATTTGAGGTAAAGCTTACTTTAAATATAATGGCACAGAGAGTTCAAATGTAAAACCACTGCATAAATTAGCTCCTGATATAAATAGTTTATAAAGATACATCCGTAAATTTATGTCAAAAATGTAACAAAAAGAAGAATATTATGTGGCTTACCTTTATTACTAACTGCATAGGGTTCATAACGGCAGTGGTTCTCATTGTGGTATCTGGTTTTGTGCTTCTTAAACTATTCAAAATCAAAACTGGGCTTGCTCTTCTTTCCTATCCCTCTATCTTGATTTACCTACTCACCGGTATCCTTGCGTGGGTCACTGCAACCAGCATCTTTCTTACACGTGGCAAAACCATTTTTCTTTTTGTTATACCTGTCATAGCTCTCTATCTCTTCTTATTTCGGAAAAGTAAACATACAGAAGAGCAACCTATTTTCAACTCAATCTCTCCAAGTCCAGCTTTACAGCTTTTGAAGCTTGCCCTTCTGCTCCTTGGTATCTATACTTTTTTTTTCGTAATCTCGTATGACTTTCAAAATAATGCTTGGCAAATAGTGCATGGCGATTACCTATATTATGCCAAGGTAGCATGGCATATAGGGAAGCATGGTGTAGAATCGGCGGTCTTTCTCCCACCAGAAGTAACAACTAACCCCCCTCTGTTTCCCTATCACTACATAGAGCTTTGGTTAACTTATATTTTCTATACTCTCGGTATAGCATCCACCACCTATGTAAGCCTCTTATTGATAGTATATCCTTTGTTTTTGTTTAGCATAGTTATCGCCATTGCTTCCTTGTTAATGTTCAATAGGGGGCGTTTCCCCTTGATTCAAGCCTTATTACTCTCTTCGCTTACAGGCATATACATCCCTATATATAAACATGTTCATATTTTTCGATACATTGACACCTTTTTCATAAACCCATGGTCTTATTTCAAAATATCTATTCCATTCTTGTTTTTAGCCTCCTACCTCGTCATCAGCTTCATTCCAAGATTTAAAACATATAAATACCTCCCTCTTTTACTGCTTCCATTGGGTTATACCACTATTTTTCCGGCTTGGTGCATAGCTTCAGCAGGATTACTACTCTATTTATGGCTTAGGAAAAAACACACCAAGTTCTGGGCATTCCTATTTTGCTTTGTCGTCTGCACAGCAAGTATTCTACTGTTTTATACATTCACAGCCACAGAAGTCATGCAAGCTACTCAAAGTGGTATTGGTCGATTGCTTACCTTATCTGGTCTACGCTTATCATTCAACATCACAATCGGAAGCTTTTTACAATTAGGATTACTGTATGCCCCTTGGCTTGTTTGTATCTTCTTTCTGTGGAAAGAAAGTAGAAAAGTGTATAGTGTGCAATATCTCTTATGGCAAGAGCCAATTACTTACTTTATTGCATCAATAATAAGTGGTGTTTTGGCATGGGGAATTTTGCAGACTCAGGTCGATACGGTTCAATTTATAACAAACTTCGGTGTACCAGCAAGTGCACTACTCATCATACTGTTACTTACCAAATTGTTGCCCAATACAAAAAATCACATAGTAAAAGGCGGTATACTTCTCTTAGTTTTATTCTCCTTTGTAATCCCCCCTATTCGACACTTTACATACTCATTCAACTACCCACATCATGCCGTAGCAAAGCTAAAAGATTTTAGTAAAATCACTGCATGGTACCTACCCATAAAAGGAAGTGACTCTTTTTTTTCCCTTAACGGGCTTTCTTGCATTTCTTGTAACCATCCTATCCTATACTATCCAGAGTTTTACAGCATCCAAATATATCCTGTTGATATTGAATCAATCCCCTCTAACGACCCTCACTACGAAGACAAAAAACGCCTACTTAAAAACAGAGCATTTGAGTACTACATTCGCTCGCTTAAGAGCAAAGGCAAGTACACCTCCATAGAAGATGCCCAACGCTCCCTTATCCGTGAATTTGGCATTGAGCTGATAATCACGCGCTCAGATATTTACTTACCTCCGCACCTGCAAGCACTTGTTAAAGATTCCTTAGAAGAAAAAGGATTCAAATACATGATTTTAAAGAAAAGCGAGAACTAATTCCCTACCTTTCCCTTTTCTTCAACTGCTCTTTCAAGGCAAAGAGCTCGTCGCGCAAAGCTGCTGCCTGTATGAAGTTCAAGTCTTTGGCAGCAGCTTCCATGGCTGCCTGTACCTCTTTGATACGCGCTTTCAGTGCTGCAACATCCATGGCGTCGTAGGCTTGTGTCGGCTCGGCTACCTGCTTGCTTTCACTCTGCATTACTTTATAGCCTTTACTTTCCTTGCCTTGCCCCACCAAGCGGCTGCGCTCCAAAATGGCTTCTTTGGACTTGAGCACTGTCTTCGGCACAATACCATGCCTACGATTGTAGACTTCCTGCTTGGCTCGCCGACGGTTGGTTTCATCAATGGCTTTTTGCATTGACTTTGTGATATGGTCAGCATACATCAGCACTCGCCCGTTGGCATTGCGGGCAGCCCGTCCGATGGTCTGAATCAGCGAACGCTCATCACGCAAGAAGCCTTCCTTATCGGCATCCATGATAGCCACTAAGGATACCTCTGGCAAATCCAAGCCTTCACGCAGCAGGTTTACCCCTACCAGTACATCGAACTGACCCAGACGCAAATCGCGCAGTACTTCTACACGCTCGAGCGCATCCAACTCCGAGTGGATATAACGTGCCCGTATGCCTATTTTGTCCAGATAACGACTCAACTCTTCTGCCATACGCTTGGTGAGCGTCGTTATCATCACTCGCTCACCTTTGGCGGTGGTTGCAGCAATTTCGTCCAGTAAATCGTCAATTTGGTTCAAGGTGGGGCGCACTTCTATGAGGGGGTCTAACAAGCCCGTAGGGCGTACCACCTGCTCCACCACAGCCCCCCCTGACATCTCCAACTCATAGCTTGCGGGCGTCGCACTCATAAATATGACTTGATGAATCAGAGACTCGAACTCTTCGAAACGCAGCGGGCGGTTGTCCAAGGCTGCCGGCAAACGAAAGCCATGCTCTACCAATGACAGTTTGCGCGCACGGTCTCCGTTATACATGCCCCGTATTTGCGGGATGGTTACATGGCTCTCGTCTATCACCATAAGATAATCATCTGGGAAATAATCGAGCAAACAGAAAGGTCGCTGCCCCGGTTGCCGGCGGTCAAAGTAGCGTGAATAATTCTCTATACCAGAGCAATAGCCCAATTCGGCAATCATTTCAAGGTCAAAGAGAGTGCGTTCTTTCAAGCGGCGCGCCTCTTCGCTTTTACCTTCTTTTTCAAAAAAAGCCACCTGCTTTTCCAAGTCCTCTTCTATTTCGCGCATGGCTATGTCCAACACTCCCTTACCGGTAATAAACAGGTTGGCTGGAAAGATACGGATATAATCTTCATTGCTGATTTTTTTTCCCGAATCAGGTTCTATACGACTAATTTCATCAATTTCATCATCAAAGAAACTGATGCGATATGCCCAATCGGCATAGGCAGGAAACACATCTACTGTGTCGCCTTTTACGCGGAAGCTGCCATGCACAAAATCACCTTCGGTGCGGTGATACATGATATCGACCAGCGAGAAGAGAAAATCTCGCATGTTGCACTGCTGCCCGCGTTTCAGATGAATGGTGCTGCGCGCAAACTCATCGGGATTGCCCATGCCGTAAATGCACGATACCGACGCCACGACTATCACGTCGTTGCGCCCCGACAGTAAAGCCGAAGTAGCACGCAACCGCAGTTTTTCTATTTCTTCGTTGATAGCTAATTCTTTTTCTATGTAGGTATCGGTGGTGGCTATGTATGCCTCTGGCTGGTAATAGTCATAGTAGGAAATGAAATACTCTACGGCATTATTTGGGAAAAACTGCTTGAACTCGCCGTAAAGCTGCGCTGCCAATGTTTTATTGTGACTGATAATCAAAGTGGGCTTATTGAGTTGGGCAATCACATTGGCAATGGTAAATGTTTTGCCCGAGCCAGTTACACCCAGCAGCGTTTGTGCCTTTTCGCCCCGACGGATGCCTTCCACCAGCTGACGGATAGCTTGTGGCTGGTCGCCTGTAGGCTGAAAAGGAGCTTTTAGTTCAAATTGACTCATAATGAAGTGAGGTTCAGTTGCTTGTGTTGATTTACCGCTTTTAACAACAAAATAAAGGGGCTTTAAATTCCTCCCTCCGGCGAGGCACGGTTCTTTTCAAGAGACCGAAGAAAGGTGGAGAATGAAAACAGGCGTCTGCCTTTTGCAAGACAGACGCCCGCTGAGGAGCCGGTCAAGCCAGCATTAAGCATCGATATTAGCATATTTGGCATTGCGCTCTATAAATTCGCGCCGAGGCGCCACGTCATCCCCCATTAAGATAGAGAAGAGGTGGTCGGCTTCGGCAGCCGATTCAATGGTTACCTGTTTTAATTTGCGTGTTTCTGGGTTCATGGTCGTTTCCCAAAGCTGCTCGGGATTCATCTCACCCAACCCCTTGTAGCGCTGTACGCTCACCGACTCATCGTTGCCCCCGCCCAGCTCTTGCAGTGCCTGCTTACGCTCTTCTTCTGTCCAGCAATAGATTGTCTGTTTTCCTTTTTTCACCAAATACAAAGGCGGCTGCGCTATATACACATATCCTTTTTCAATCAACTCGCGCATATAACGGAAAAAGAGCGTCAGGATGAGAGTGCGTATGTGGCTACCATCCACGTCGGCGTCAGTCATGATAATGATTTTATGATAACGCAGCTTGCTCAGGTCTAAAGCCTTAGCGTCTTCTTCTCCCTCTTCGTTGCGCACGCCCCAGCTTACGCCCAAGGCACGCAAGATATGCTGTATTTCTTCGTTGGCATAAATTTTATATTCCTGCGCCTTCTCTACATTGAGAATCTTACCTTTCAGCGGCAGGATGGCTTGAAAGTTACGGTCGCGTGCCTGCTTGGCAGAGCCCCCTGCCGAGTCGCCCTCTACCAGATAGATTTCACACAAAGCAGGGTCTTTTTCTGAGCAGTCAGCCAGTTTGCCGGGCAACGAGTTACTTCCCAAAACGCTTTTGCGCTGCACCTGCTCACGTGCTTTGCGCGCTGCATGACGGGCTTCGGCAGCCAGTATCACTTTATCGATGATGGCACGTGCCACTTTAGGGTTTTCTTCCAAGTAGTAGCCCAGCGCTTCGCTCACGCAGGTATCTACTGCCCCTCGCACTTCGGAATTGCCCAGTTTGGTTTTGGTTTGCCCTTCGAACAAAGGTTCGGCTACTTTCACCGAAATCACGGCGGTAAGTCCTTCTCGGAAGTCATCCCCGCTGATTTCTACTTTTACCTTTTCAAGCAATCCTTCTTTTTCGGCATATGCCTTCAGGGTGCGGGTCAGGGCGCTGCGGAAACCTGCCACGTGGGTCCCCCCCTCTATGGTGTTGATGTTATTCACATAAGAAGCCACATTCTCTTGGTAGGACTTGTTATAGACAAAGGCTACCTCCACGGGCACAGCGTTTTTTTCACCCTCTATGTAAATCACTTCCGGGATGATGGCTTCGCGGTCAACGTCCAAATATTCTACAAACTCAATCAAGCCACCTTCGGAAAAGAATTCCTCCCTCATGGGCTGCCCGTCTTCTTCTTTCTGCCGCAAATCTGTCAGCGTCAGACGTATGCCCTTATTCAGGAAAGAAAGCTCACGCAGACGCCCGGCTATGGTGTCATAGTTGTAAACAAGCTCTTTGAATATCTGCGGGTCCGGTTTGAAGTGTACCGTAGTGCCTGTACGGTTGGTGGTGCCTATCACTTCTACCGGATGAAGCGGTATGCCTCTTTCATAAGACTGCTTAAATATCTTGCCTTCGCGATACACGGTTACTTCCAGCCACTCCGACAGGGCATTCACGCAAGACACCCCCACCCCATGCAAACCGCCGGACACTTTGTAAGAGCCTTTATCGAACTTACCGCCGGCATGCAGCACGGTCATCACTATTTCCAGGGCAGAACGCCCTTCTTTGGGGTGTATATCCGTAGGGATACCCCGCCCGTTGTCCGACACTTCCACCGAATTGTCTTCATGCACAATCACATCGACCTGCGTACAGTAACCTGCTAACGCCTCATCGATGGAGTTGTCAACCACCTCCCAAACAAGATGGTGCAAGCCTCTAACGCCCACATCGCCAATATACATACCGGGGCGCTTGCGCACGGCTTCCAAACCTTCCAGTACTTGAATGCTCGCTGCTGAATAATCCGATAAAACGCTTTTTTGTTGCTGTTCTTGGTTCATACTTTTTTTGTCTAAAACCATTAAAATCCATTATCCTCTCTTCGCTACGAAAAGACAGTTTATTTATGTAAAGATACGAAAAAAATGGGGATTTTGAAAGATTTTTCAATGATTAAATGACTGATGCAAGGAAAAAAGATGCTGCCTATTTTTTTGTATTTTTTCGTGAAGTAATCGCATCTTTTCGCCAGAAGCAGTAAGCTCTCCGGTCTTTGCCAACCAGCAGTCACATAGCCTGTAGGCAATGCCAGTAAGACGCGCCAGCTGCACCCAGCTCACATAAGGCTGAATACTTCCCATCTCTATTTGATGCAGTAGGTCATCTACCAGCTCACCTATCTCATCGCCCAATACATACAAATGCTCTTCCCAAGAAACTGCCTGCACGCAAATGTTCAGCAGATTCAAAGTGCGACTTACCACAGCATAGTCATGGCGCCCAAAGTGATAAATTTGGTCAAAAGCTTGGTTTACAATTTGGTCAAAAGTAACACTGCGGACATACAGGGGCTCGGAACGATAACGGTTGATTTGTCTGGTAGGCATGCGATACTCGGTAAGTGACAGCACCAACTGCCCCAAATAATCCAAGCAATTGATAGCAGTGGTAGGGTCATTCACTGCTGGCGATATTGCCCGCACGGCGATATCGACTATCTGACGGATACCGAAATGGATGTCTTGACGAAAACTACGAAACTGCCCAACCGAATAGCAGCTTTGCAAAAAACGAACGGTCTTTCTGCTCATGTGTTGCCGCTCCATTTCGCTGAGCTCTTCGCTCAAACGAAAACGGAAGATGGGAGCACCAGCAGTTAAGAAGGCGCCTACACTCCTGCTTTGCTCTATGAATACAATTTGCGGATGGCGACGCAGCCACTTCCTTATACGCTCATAATCAACCTCTTGTATATAACCAAAGCGGATGCTTTTCACATATTCATCGGCAGTGGATATTTCCGGCGAATCTACTCTTTCCATCTGCTCCCACTCCTTGGCTTCTTCTGCAACCACATCCAAGGTATGAAGAGCTATTTTGCGAATGATGTGTGCGGCATTGATATTTTGGGCGATGGTCAAAATAAAATGAGGCAACAGCACTGCAAGCAATATAATAGCCCCGTAAACGGCTACATTAGCCCATACCGTAGCTTCATAACTCAAAGGGATATGGGATGGCGAGGGTGCTAACACCCAAAATTTGATAACCAAACAAAAGATTATCCAGCTCAAGAAGCTTCCCAAGGTAATTTGCGTATATAAATCTTGCGAAAGCAAATGACGGATGACTCGAGGTGAAAACTGCGTAGAAGTAAGCTGCAAAGCCACAATAGTAATAGAATAAGTAGTAACTACGATACCCGCCAACAAACCAATGAGCAGGTTCATGATGTCGTGGAATGTCTGAACAGTGGCATAAATCAGGAAAGTACCATGCAGCATGTAAACAGCCACTGCTGCCACGCCTGCCAGCAGAAAAATCATAAGGAAAGAGGGTCCTTTCAGTAAAAGAAGTGCCTCCCTTCTCAACTCTCTGTATTTCAAAGACATAAAGCAGGTATTTTATTATCTAATAGCCTATGCAGCAAAACAGGGCAGAGTACAATTTAGTCAAAAAAACTTGCACTGGAAAGAAAAGCCCCTGTTATTGTAGTGAAATAGAGCCATCTCTTTATCAGAGAAGGCTCCGTTTTCCTTTGCTAAAAACGACTGTTAAAAAAATCATGCCATAAGGCTTCATAAGCAAGCGCCCGACGACGCAGACGCTCGTGCTCGGCAGTGGGCTCAGCGGCTTGCCATTTACCTGTAGGCTGCCGATGTAAATACACTGTTTTTTGTTGCCGTATGTCGACAACCGCTTTATCACGGTCAAAAGCAGTGGTGCCAGCGTTCAAGGCAAAGAAATGGCGAGTACGTGTAGTATCGAAAAGGTTCTCACCTAAACTCCAATAATCAGCATCTGCCAGTGCCAGCGGAAAAATGGTAGCAAAAATATCTTTGTGTGAAGCAGGTACCCGCACATCTACTGCATGTTTGGGGCGGTAATCTTCCGGTATATAAAAGATGATGGGCACACTTCGCTTCGCCATCAGGCGGCTGTCATCATAAGGGATAACCATCAAGTTATTGTGGTCACCGGTAATCACCACAATCGTACGCTTGCCAGCTTCGCTTTCTTTAAGTCGCTTCAGAAACAGCCCCAACTGATGAGCCGCATACTGATAGTTGTAAAAGCTGCGCTGCGCCATGTCTGGCTCGGTGAGCATCACGCGGCGAATAGAATCGGGGATGCTGACCGGCAAAGGGTCGTAGGTAGAAGGCAAACGGAAGGGGGTGTGGTTGGTTGTAGTCAACAAAAAGAAAAACTTGGGTTTTTCTGGTGCTTCCTGCAATTTTTCAAGTGTGTAATCAAACAGGAATTCATCATATACCCCCCAATCATTTTCTTCGGCTTGCGGATAGCGCTTGCGCAACAAAGAACGCCCTACCTGAAAATCGAAATATTGGTATGGCAGGAATTCCTCCAAGTTTTGCCAAGCCAGCTTGCCACTGGTCAAAAAGCCTGTTAAGTACCCTTTCTGTTTGAAAGGATACGCTACCGAGCTTTCGAAAGAAGTGCGCCGGTGGCGCGACTGCGTAATGGGATGCAAGGGACTATTGAGCAGCAGCTCCTCCACAGTGGGTATGGTACCGTTTTGTGCCGAAGTGGTATTCAGAAATACATACATTTCGGGCAACAAGTCGGCGAGGCACCCCAAAGTATTGCACTGTTGGCTATGCATACGCAGATAATCGGTGCCCATGCTCTCCATGATAACAAACACCACATTGGGCGGATGGGCAGCCAAGAAATCGTTGGGTGGGGTTTTCTTGTGCAGGTCTTCGTGCCCCAACGCTTCCAGCGCTTCTTTTTTGTTTGCAAAGCCATACAATCTCCACACCGACGGTTTAGGTTCAAACAAGTCGTTGCGCTCCTTAAATGCTTCTTTGAAAGTAAAAAAAGCATTAGGTGTCAAGTAATTTACAAAAGTGTTGTCAGAAATAGAAGCATCATCGATGAGCAAGGGAAACTCGGTAAAAGAGCCTCGCAAAGCCACAAAATACAAAGCGTGCCACAGCAACAGGCATAAAACCATAATACCTTTTGAAAGCTGCCATGGAAGCAGTGCCGGACGCCCAAACCAAACGCGAAGCAGTTGGCGCAGCCCCAAAGTAAGCAGCAGCCATATGCCTA is a genomic window containing:
- a CDS encoding glycosyltransferase family 2 protein, with the translated sequence MKISVVIPVYKSQETIQLLTQKLIDELSKITNDYEIIYVNDDSPDNSWDIIQKLCKENPKIIGISLSRNFGQHPAILCGIKHSRGDAIIVMDCDLQEDPKYIPDLVKKLQEGNDIVFTLKQKRAHAWWKNVMTKIFSFIYNYLIDDKRLLTSQQVGSFSIINRKVADAFLQFGDYQFHYLLVLRWLGFKQSFIEIEHYERKAGKSSYNFKRLFEHALVAIVFQSDKLLRFNIYIGFIISFFSIIGIIYLLISYFIHGYAKGWPSLFMLLLFTLGAVLFSLGIIGLYIGKMFEQVKSRPKFVIKELLNLEK
- a CDS encoding WbqC family protein yields the protein MSPTRKKVIITQSNYIPWKGYFDSIALVDEFILYDDVQYTRRDWRNRNLIKTYQGLQWLTIPVEVKGKYFQKIKETKISDKNWADDHLKAIKLNYAKAQHFKEVFPFLENIYQKAKNFVYLSEINYLFLSEICKYLDIHTPMKFSYEYPYQSEDRNLRLIEICQLANATDYYSGPAAQSYLDITLFEKHNIKVHWLDYSGYKEYAQLHPPFEHKVSIIDLLLNEGKNSKQFLKYTTK
- the uvrB gene encoding excinuclease ABC subunit UvrB translates to MSQFELKAPFQPTGDQPQAIRQLVEGIRRGEKAQTLLGVTGSGKTFTIANVIAQLNKPTLIISHNKTLAAQLYGEFKQFFPNNAVEYFISYYDYYQPEAYIATTDTYIEKELAINEEIEKLRLRATSALLSGRNDVIVVASVSCIYGMGNPDEFARSTIHLKRGQQCNMRDFLFSLVDIMYHRTEGDFVHGSFRVKGDTVDVFPAYADWAYRISFFDDEIDEISRIEPDSGKKISNEDYIRIFPANLFITGKGVLDIAMREIEEDLEKQVAFFEKEGKSEEARRLKERTLFDLEMIAELGYCSGIENYSRYFDRRQPGQRPFCLLDYFPDDYLMVIDESHVTIPQIRGMYNGDRARKLSLVEHGFRLPAALDNRPLRFEEFESLIHQVIFMSATPASYELEMSGGAVVEQVVRPTGLLDPLIEVRPTLNQIDDLLDEIAATTAKGERVMITTLTKRMAEELSRYLDKIGIRARYIHSELDALERVEVLRDLRLGQFDVLVGVNLLREGLDLPEVSLVAIMDADKEGFLRDERSLIQTIGRAARNANGRVLMYADHITKSMQKAIDETNRRRAKQEVYNRRHGIVPKTVLKSKEAILERSRLVGQGKESKGYKVMQSESKQVAEPTQAYDAMDVAALKARIKEVQAAMEAAAKDLNFIQAAALRDELFALKEQLKKRER
- the gyrB gene encoding DNA topoisomerase (ATP-hydrolyzing) subunit B, with amino-acid sequence MNQEQQQKSVLSDYSAASIQVLEGLEAVRKRPGMYIGDVGVRGLHHLVWEVVDNSIDEALAGYCTQVDVIVHEDNSVEVSDNGRGIPTDIHPKEGRSALEIVMTVLHAGGKFDKGSYKVSGGLHGVGVSCVNALSEWLEVTVYREGKIFKQSYERGIPLHPVEVIGTTNRTGTTVHFKPDPQIFKELVYNYDTIAGRLRELSFLNKGIRLTLTDLRQKEEDGQPMREEFFSEGGLIEFVEYLDVDREAIIPEVIYIEGEKNAVPVEVAFVYNKSYQENVASYVNNINTIEGGTHVAGFRSALTRTLKAYAEKEGLLEKVKVEISGDDFREGLTAVISVKVAEPLFEGQTKTKLGNSEVRGAVDTCVSEALGYYLEENPKVARAIIDKVILAAEARHAARKAREQVQRKSVLGSNSLPGKLADCSEKDPALCEIYLVEGDSAGGSAKQARDRNFQAILPLKGKILNVEKAQEYKIYANEEIQHILRALGVSWGVRNEEGEEDAKALDLSKLRYHKIIIMTDADVDGSHIRTLILTLFFRYMRELIEKGYVYIAQPPLYLVKKGKQTIYCWTEEERKQALQELGGGNDESVSVQRYKGLGEMNPEQLWETTMNPETRKLKQVTIESAAEADHLFSILMGDDVAPRREFIERNAKYANIDA
- a CDS encoding DUF2254 domain-containing protein, producing MSLKYRELRREALLLLKGPSFLMIFLLAGVAAVAVYMLHGTFLIYATVQTFHDIMNLLIGLLAGIVVTTYSITIVALQLTSTQFSPRVIRHLLSQDLYTQITLGSFLSWIIFCLVIKFWVLAPSPSHIPLSYEATVWANVAVYGAIILLAVLLPHFILTIAQNINAAHIIRKIALHTLDVVAEEAKEWEQMERVDSPEISTADEYVKSIRFGYIQEVDYERIRKWLRRHPQIVFIEQSRSVGAFLTAGAPIFRFRLSEELSEMERQHMSRKTVRFLQSCYSVGQFRSFRQDIHFGIRQIVDIAVRAISPAVNDPTTAINCLDYLGQLVLSLTEYRMPTRQINRYRSEPLYVRSVTFDQIVNQAFDQIYHFGRHDYAVVSRTLNLLNICVQAVSWEEHLYVLGDEIGELVDDLLHQIEMGSIQPYVSWVQLARLTGIAYRLCDCWLAKTGELTASGEKMRLLHEKIQKNRQHLFSLHQSFNH
- a CDS encoding LTA synthase family protein → MKTRVLMDAVKQKHKAAWLFWGSQKRLLKLLALALFLFALARLALLWRFGQNLQGYEKDIVWAFVVGARYDLLVIAYMFLPILLSSWFYWVKGEAWELPIRRFQYYYATFILSVAMLVLLIDQEYYTYFQSHLNVFVFAFFEDDTVNILRSIWSDHSPGLFLGIWLLLTLGLRQLLRVWFGRPALLPWQLSKGIMVLCLLLWHALYFVALRGSFTEFPLLIDDASISDNTFVNYLTPNAFFTFKEAFKERNDLFEPKPSVWRLYGFANKKEALEALGHEDLHKKTPPNDFLAAHPPNVVFVIMESMGTDYLRMHSQQCNTLGCLADLLPEMYVFLNTTSAQNGTIPTVEELLLNSPLHPITQSRHRRTSFESSVAYPFKQKGYLTGFLTSGKLAWQNLEEFLPYQYFDFQVGRSLLRKRYPQAEENDWGVYDEFLFDYTLEKLQEAPEKPKFFFLLTTTNHTPFRLPSTYDPLPVSIPDSIRRVMLTEPDMAQRSFYNYQYAAHQLGLFLKRLKESEAGKRTIVVITGDHNNLMVIPYDDSRLMAKRSVPIIFYIPEDYRPKHAVDVRVPASHKDIFATIFPLALADADYWSLGENLFDTTRTRHFFALNAGTTAFDRDKAVVDIRQQKTVYLHRQPTGKWQAAEPTAEHERLRRRALAYEALWHDFFNSRF